GGACGGCCTTGCTTGATTCAATTTTCATATAGCTTGTGCTATGCTCAAGGCGTTCAAACAGTGGTATCGATCTGTGAAAACAATAAGTTTGACTATTACATCGGAGGAGTACTTAAATGGCAGGTAAATTTGAATTAAAAGTATCGAGCAATGGTAAATATCATTTCAATCTAAAGGCCGGGAACGGACAGATCATACTTTCAAGCGAGATGTATGAATCAAAAGCTTCGGCCGTGAACGGCATCGCTTCGGTTCAGAAAAACGCCGGTGATGACGCCCGCTTTGAACGCAAAGAATCAACGAATGGCAAGCCGTACTTCAATCTGAAGTCAACGAACGGTCAGGTGATCGGCAAGAGCGAGATGTATGAGTCCGTCGCGTCGATGGAGAACGGCATCGAGTCGGTCAAAAAGAATGGACCGGAAGGCGTTACCGTTGAAGTTTAATTTTTCGATCGAATGACCTCGATCAGGATAGCCCTTGCCGCAAGCTTGGGCTATTATTTTGTCTAATTATGAGCAAACAGAGAACCCGTCTCGGCGTCGAACGCCTACTTAACGAAGAGATTGACCTAATCCGCGGCAAGCGCATCGGTCTGGTGTGCAATCAAGCGTCGGTGATGCCGGACACATTTGCCCACGCGGCGGACGTTTTTGGCGAACGCACCGAATTTGACCTGACTACGCTCTTTGGCCCGCAGCACGGTATCCGCGGCGACGTTCAGGACAATATGATAGAGACGCCGCACACAACGGACGAACGCACCGGCAAACCGGTATATTCGCTCTACAGCGAGACACGCGAACCCACAGCGGAGATGGTCGATAACATTGACGCCTTTGTCATCGATCTGCAGGACGTCGGTTGCCGCATCTATACATTTGTCTACACGATGGCAAATTGTATGCGGGCGGCTAAGCAATTCGGCAAAAAGGTGATCGTATGCGACCGCCCCAATCCGATCAACGGCAACGCGATCGAGGGCAATATCACCGAACACGGGTTCAAATCATTTGTCGGACAATTTGAGATCCCGACGCGGCACGGGATGACGATCGGCGAACTCGCAAAGATGTTCAACGAGCATTTTGGCATCGGATGTGACCTCACGGTCGTGGAGATGACGGGATGGTCGCGCGAAATGTGGGGCGATGAGACCGGATTGCCCTGGATACTGCCGAGTCCGAATATACCGACGGTTGATAGCTGTGTCGTTTTTCCGGCGACGGTTCACGTCGAGGGCACCGAACTCAGCGAAGGCCGCGGCACGACCAAGCCATTTGAGATCAACGGTGCGCCCTACATCGACCCGTATGCGTGGGTCGCCGAGCTTGAAAAATTCGGATTCGATGGCGTGAAGTTTCGCCACGTTTTTTTTCGCCCGACCTTTCAGAAATGCGCCGAGCAACTCTGCGGCGGCGTCCAGATCCACGTCACCGACCGCGAGGCATTTACGCCTGTGATCGTCGGCATCGCAATGCTAAAGACCGCCTACGATATGTACCCGGAGCATTTCGAGTGGAAAAAAGACCCGTACGAATACGTCTATGACATCAACCCGATCGACGTCGTCTGCGGTACGGACAAGATCCGCAAGCAGTTCGAGGCCGGTGTTTCATTGAGAGAGATCGAGGCGGGATGGGCCGAGGGCGAGGCGGAATTTGCAGAGGCGAGAAAGCCGTATTTATTGTATTAGGCTACTCGTCCGGAGTCATTGATTGCATTGCACGGGCCTGCGATCGAGGCCAAGCGACCGCATTTTGATAGACCAGGTCCGCCCGAAACGTATTGTAATTAATTGGTAATATTCAGGTTTTCCCCATATTTGAGCTGGTTTTAGCTCAAATTGGTTATGGCAATTAGGTTATTCTTAATTGCCGTTTCGTTGCGCAAACCGGACTTGAGGTCGCGTTTCGCATCGACTACGGGATCAGACCGATCCGGTCATACAGTGCGGATGCGGTTTTGGGGGGATCAATGCAGCAAGTCAATAATCAACACACATTTCACATTCCGGTAATGGGAACGGGATTTACCATCGACACGCCGGTAAAGGTCGCTCATTTAGGGATCTCTTCGGTCATCTCACTGGTGGACGATATCCTCGCCGAGCGAATGAGAGAGTTTTACTGCCGAAAGCTCGAGATCCCATACGTTGCTATCACAGACAAGAATAGCGACGACCCGCGTGCGCAACGCATCACTGCGTATCTCGATCTTGTGGATAAGATGGTGCGAGAAAAGTTTGCGTTGATGAAGCAGTCGTTTCGGGAAACCGGCGAAGAGGTTCAAAAATACCTCGATATGCTTCCCGAATTCTCGGCCATCAAGGAACAGTTTCGGCAATTTGCCGCGAGCCATAACATTCGCGAGGACATCGCCGCCTGGATCGACGCACACCTCCGTCCGGGCAGTATCGACGTGAATATTATGACGAAGCTCGACAAGGATAATTACCGCGGGCGTCAGAAGCTTCCAAATGAATTCAACGACGCGCACGCAGCGCTTCGCGGCTACGCACAGAGTTCACTGAGTTCGGCGATCGTCTTTTCGGCCGGCATCAATCCGCGGCTTTATGGTTACATCGAGACCTTCGACGATTTTTATCCCGACGCCGACGGCGAGATCAAAAAGAAGATAATTTTGAAAGTGAGCGATTACCGCTCAGCTATTATCCAGGGACGATTTTTGGCGAAAAAAGGCTTGTGGGTTTCGGAGTATCGTATCGAATCCGGCCTGAACTGCGGCGGCCACGCATTTGCCACAGACGGCAATCTGCTCGGGCCCGTGCTTGAGGAATTTAGAACTCATCGGCAGGATCTGATCCAGACAACGCATAAGATCGTGGTCGAAGCGTTAAAGAACAAGAATCGACCCGTGCCATCGTCGCCGTTGCCGATCAAGATCACGGCCCAGGGCGGTGTCGGCACGGCCGAAGAACATCAGTTCTTGCTCGACCATTACGGACTGGATTCGGTCGGGTGGGGTACGCCTTTCCTTCTGGTGCCGGAAGCAACCAATGTTGACGCGCCGTCAATGCAGCTATTGTGCGACGCCAAGGAAAAGGATCTCTACCTCAGCAAAACGTCGCCGCTCGGGGTGCCGTTCAACACTCTACGAGGGAATACAAAAGACGTCGAGAAACAGAAATTTATCGATCGCGGACGCCCCGGCAGTTCGTGCCCCAGAAAGTTGGTTCAGCTCAACACCGAATTTACCGAGCGTGCAATCTGCAGTGCGTCGCGGCAATATCAGAACATTAGGATCAAGATGCTTGACCAGAGCGGCGCCGACCCACAGCAACGCCAACAGGAATTTGATTCGATAACAGACAAGTCGTGCATTTGCGTGGGGCTCGGGACATCGGCATTGTTGGTCAATGACCTCGATACCAAAGTCGAAGGCACCGGCGTTTCGATCTGTCCGGGGCCGGGCATCGCTTATTTTGACAAGGTCGTGTCCTTAAAAGAGATGGTCGATCATATTTACGGTCGGACGAATTCGGTCGGTAGAGCCAAGCGTCCGAGCATTTTCGTAAAGGAACTACAACTATATGTCGATTATCTCAAGTCAAAGACCGCTGAGACCCAGTCACCGATCACGGACAAGCAGATGAAATACTTTCGTGAGTTTCAACACAACTTAAACGAAGGCATCGAATACTATAAAGGCCTGTTTTCAGAGTACGCGGCGAAATTAGCGGTTTTGCCGAAAGACGTTCTCAGGGAATTGGAACAGATGAGGGACGAACTGCAGGGATTATCGATCATAGGCGGCCTGCCCGCTTATCACTCGCCCTCATTTGCAACGGCGACGTCAACATCAGTTTCCGCGTGACTGCACCGGGGCACGATCGTCCTGCCGCTAGACATCGTCCTGAGGTTTTCGAAAGGCGATGATGTTTTCCGCCATTCCGCCGAAGACGAAATAGTGGAATGGAAGCACCGAATACCAGTAAAGCCGGCCGAGCAGACCTTTCGGGCGAAAGGTGGCTGTCTGTTTCAATTGCCACAAACCGTCCTTTTGGATGACGTTGAATTCCAGCCATGCTTCGCCGGGCAGTTTCATTTCAGCATATAAAAGCAGACGCTTTTTGGGCTTGTCGGCAACGAGGACACGCCAAAAATCAAGCGTGTCGCCCGCGTTGATCGTATCCGGCGATGTGCGGCCGCGCCGCAGTCCGACGCCGCCAAAAAACTTATCCATCAGGCCGCGGAGCGACCAGAGCCAGTTGGTGTAGTACCAACCGCGACTGCCGCCGAGCGACCAAATGTTATCGACGACATCATCGACATCGACCGCTCGCGGGATCGGTATGGTTCGGTCATCGGTGAGGCAACCGTTAATGGGAACCTGCAAATGCTGCCGCAGAGAGTTGTCCTTAAAGCTGGAGACCAACGAATCCTTCCAACTTGAGACGACGGCGTTCTGGCTTATCTTCTGAAACGCAAGTTCGACCGCCTCCCTATAAGGGATCAGCCGTATGCCTAGGCTATCAGCGAGATCATTGGGCGCGGCGACCACCTCGACCTTCATACTGTTGACCAGATTGACGGCGAGGCGATATGACGTGCTGGTCACAAAATAGAGCCAATACGATGACAGCTTAGGCGTCATTATAGGAACGGTATAGATCCAGCGTTTGAGGCCTCGAACCTCGGCAAACTGGTTCAGCATCTCTTTGTAAGTCATTACGTCCGGGCCGCCAATGTCGTAAGACCGGCCGTAGGTGTCTTCGCGAAAGAGGACGCCGGACAGGTATTCGAGTACATTCCGGATAGCGATCGGCTGTGTGCGAGTGTCTAGCCATCGGGGCGTGATCATTACCGGCAATTTCTCTACCAGGTCGCGTATGATCTCAAATGACGAACTGCCTGACCCGACGATGATCGCCGCCTTGAGCGAGGTTACCGGAATGTCGCTGCTTCGCAGAACCTCATCGACCTTTTTACGTGACGCCAGATGCCTCGACAGGTCGCCGTCGTTGGTGATGCCCCCAAGGTAAATGATCTGCCGTGCCGAAGACCGTTTTAAGAGTTCGACGAAATTAACTGCTGCTTTAGATTCGAGTTTTTCGAAGCTCGACACGTCGTCACTCATCGAATGGATCAGATAGTAAGCCGCGTCAATGTCGTTTAGAGCGTCATTGCCCCGCACGTCCTCTAGAAAATCGATCTCTGTTACCGAAACATTCGGGTGTGCGTAAAGGCCGTTCGTAGGGAATCGATCCTTATCTCTGACCGCACACACGATCTCGTGCCCTTGCTCGACCAGGATCGGCAAGAGGCGCTTTCCGATATAGCCGTTTGCCCCTGTTAGAAGTATCTTCATTACACAATACAGTTTACGCTATCCGGGCATAACGCATTCGGTCACATCAAGGCTTAATAGTTGGAGATTAAATAACCACGACTAATATCTTGAGGCTAGGAGCGGGAGAGATACAGACTTCGTGCTGTCGAGCCACATACCATTTAGTACTGATGAATCGAAGGTCCCCGAGATCGACCCGCCATCTACCCAGCGGTGGTCGCTGTCCGTGTTGACGTTCATTTTGGTCTTACGCAACACATGTTCGGTTAATTGGAGTTTTGCGCCTTCGATATCCCCGGTGAGGTATATTCCTTTACGATATTTCAAATAAGCGTAGATGCCGTGCACCCCGTCGCTCCCGTCGATCTCTAGAATCGCCACAAACGGTGATTTGCCATCTACTGTGCCCTTGAACAATTGCGGTAAGGTGTTAGATCGGAATTTCGCCAAATTTCCCGATTGCAGGTTGAAAACGATCCTTCCATATTCGTTCAAATATTGTCGAAAGTCACGCAGATTAAACACAACCTCCATGTTCAAACCCTCGCAACACAGCGATTTTCCAAGGAGGTTGTCGCCGTCAATAGTTATCGAACCGGCCTTTATCGAAAAGTCCGAAAGATCATCGTGCGCAATGATCTCAAGAAGTCCTAAAAAGGCTTCCCGGTCGCCCGGTTCAACTTTCCGAGCCACTTCGGACCTGTAACTGCGCGAGCGTCTCTTAACTACGAGTTCGACAAATTTCTCGTATCCAATGTCAGAAAAGAGGTCACGTAATGAGATCCGATCGCCATTTTGAGCGTTGAAATTGTAATAGCGATTCCACCAATGCGTAGTCGCTCCGTCCATTGAGTTATAAAATCCGACGGATAGGATTCGCGGGCTATTAGCGAAAACGTCATACGAGAGCGAGACTTTGCGGCCATAGATCGACCCATCATTGATCATCACTTGTTCGAAGATGTTTTTCGGTTTTTTATCAGCTAACCCTAGCAGTTCAGAGAGTTGAAGAAATTGGTTGATCTTGGTTTCAACTCGTTCGTTACGGCGAAAGTTCAATATCGGAAATGAAAAGTCTTTTCCTTTTCGAACGGTGCGGACAGTGAAATATCCTGATTGGGCGAAGATCGAGATCCCGAGAATGAACACAAGCAGCAGTGCGGTGAACTTTTTCATGAGTAAATTACGAATTGAATCTCATTGACTAGAATATGAATAAGTTAACTATCAACTTTTTCTAATTTTAAATAAACCGTGCAGCCACAGTAGGTGGACTGTACGAAGCCACAGTTCTCGCGCCCGGTCGTGTTTCCGCCTTAACATCTCCAGCACCTTTTCGCCTTTGGGCAATAGGCGATAGCTGGGCCGGAGACCATTTATCAGGAAAGTACCACTTCCTTGTTCGCCCAGGGCGTTATTCCGGCGAGCACCGATTCCAGGGAATCTTTTGCGATCGCCGCGTCATAGTCAAGCTGGAGGCCTGTCCAAAAATTTTCCGACATTCCAAAAAAGCGCGACAGACGCAGGCCCGTGTCGGGCGTGATACCACGTGTGCCCGCTACGATCTCCCCGATGCGTCGCTGCTGGACGCCGATCTCCTTTGCCAGACGGTATTGAGTTATCCCCATCGGTTTCAGAAATTCTTCCAATAGAATTTCGCCGGGGTGCGGGTATGGAACCTTACGCATTGTAGTCTCCTTTAGTGGTAATCCACGATCTCAACGTTTGTCGGGCCTCCCGGCTCCCATATGAAGCAAACCCGAAACTGGTCATTGATTCGAATGCTAAACTCGCCAACGCGCTCGCCTCGTAGGGCTTCGAGTCGATTGCCGGGCGGAACCCTTAGGTCGTCAAGCCGTTCGGCCCGGTTGAGCATCGCCAATTTTCGCATTGCCGCGTTTTCGATGTTCACAAACCGCCTCACGCGTTAACCTTTGAACAATGCCTTCGTTTCTGAGCATTTGAACGAACGTAATGGCATAGTAAATAGTATTGTATGTCGCTAGTATTGGCAAGCAATATCAAGATAAATTTGCACCGTGCGATCGCTCCCGCAGGCAAATTAGAATTTTCTCACCCCTCGGCGACAAACGATAGCCGGGCCGCAGGCTTTCTGTTAATCCCAGAGCCTTCAGTTTTCTCACCCAGGGTTTGAAGTGCGGGATGTCGAGGCCGATCTGTTCGGCGAGGATCGCGGCGTGGATATTGGGTTGGTCGTGGATCATCTGCAGGTACATTTGTGTCCACCGACCACGCTTGCAGGCGATGTCGAGTTTATGGAGTTTTGCGATGATGTCGGCAACCTCATCTGGCGAGAGTTCGGCGTTTTGCCGCAGTTCTTTTCGCGGGTCCTCGCCGGCAAAGCGTATAGCGATGCGATAAATATCGGTCGGTTCGTCGCGTTCGATCAACTGAGCGAGCAGATCTTTTTTTGACGTGAATCCGGCAGCGATCGCATCCTCAACAGTGATCTTGCGTTCCGTAACGACCGCGACACCGTCGATAGCGAACACGCCGCGTTGCGTCATCTGCGTCCCGCCCGCCTTAACGCCGGGCTTTTTCCAGCGACGAAAGAGAAGCGAGATCTCGCCCGCCTTTATCTTATCCAAAATAATGTTTTTGATGAGCATTGCGATTAAAACAGACGGTCCGCCGACTAAACGGCCAAGGTCACGAATTCAGGACGTTGCGAATATCGGCGTTCTTGTTTCTCAGGTCGATGCCGCCCTCGAGGACGGATTTGAGGTTTGCGAGATAAAATGTCCATCCGGACAAGCAATCTATGTAAGTGACGCGTTTCGGATCGTCCGGAATATTGCTTTGAGTGAGTTCGACTACCGTTTCGCCGTACTCGTCACGGATCGTGACGGTGACAAGACAATTCTGTGTGAATGAGAACGCGAACCTTTCGTGGCCGTTTGCCTCGATTATCAGGCCGGCGTCGTTGATGTCATCGAGATGGCCGTGCCAACGCCAGAGATATGAGTCACCTGCCTCGACCTCGCGGTCGCGACCTTTCGGCGTGCCGTCGTACCCGACGTATTCGGCGGAGCGTGGTAACCAGCGGGTGATCTGAGATGGAACGGCCCACGCCTCATAGATAGCGTGGGCCGGGTATTTGACCGTGATCTGCCGTGTAAAACTGCTCCAATCACGACTCATTAAATATCTCCTAGAACCAACTGGATTTGCCCTTGCCTCCAAAAATACTGCCGAGTACTCCGCGAACGATCGTGTTACCGATCTGGCGGCCGATGGAGCTGCTCGCCGAGCGGGCGACGCTTTTTGTCACCGATTCGACCAGCGAGTCGTTTCGGCTGCTGCTCCGCGAGGATCTTGCCTCTTCCTTAGCCGCCTTGTCCGCTTCCTTTGCCGCGGCCTCAGCTTCTGCCGTCGCCTGCTGTTCGGCAATTTTTGCTTCGGCTTTTACTTGTAGAAGTTCGTATGCCGATTCACGGTCGATGGCGGTCTCGTAAACCCCGGCGACGAGCGAGTTGGCGATCAGGGCCGAGCGTTGTTCGGGCGAGATCGGCCCGATGTGGCCGACCGGCGGCACCACAAAAGCCCTGTCGACGACCGTCGGTATGCCTTTTTCATCAAGTGTTGAGATCAAAACCTCGCCGACGCCGAGCTCAGTGATGACGGTCTGGGTGTCGAGTTTTGGATTGACACGGAATGACGTGGCCGCGGCCTTGACGCCCTTTTGCTCCTGCGGGGTATAAGCCCGCAGAGCGTGCTGGATCCGGTTACCGAGCTGAGCGAGGACCTTTTCGGGAATGTCCGCCGGATTTTGGGTGACAAAGTAAACGCCAACGCCCTTCGATCTGATAAGGCGGACGACCTGCTCGACCTTATCGATCAGAGC
This is a stretch of genomic DNA from Chloracidobacterium sp.. It encodes these proteins:
- a CDS encoding YegP family protein: MAGKFELKVSSNGKYHFNLKAGNGQIILSSEMYESKASAVNGIASVQKNAGDDARFERKESTNGKPYFNLKSTNGQVIGKSEMYESVASMENGIESVKKNGPEGVTVEV
- a CDS encoding DUF1343 domain-containing protein — encoded protein: MSKQRTRLGVERLLNEEIDLIRGKRIGLVCNQASVMPDTFAHAADVFGERTEFDLTTLFGPQHGIRGDVQDNMIETPHTTDERTGKPVYSLYSETREPTAEMVDNIDAFVIDLQDVGCRIYTFVYTMANCMRAAKQFGKKVIVCDRPNPINGNAIEGNITEHGFKSFVGQFEIPTRHGMTIGELAKMFNEHFGIGCDLTVVEMTGWSREMWGDETGLPWILPSPNIPTVDSCVVFPATVHVEGTELSEGRGTTKPFEINGAPYIDPYAWVAELEKFGFDGVKFRHVFFRPTFQKCAEQLCGGVQIHVTDREAFTPVIVGIAMLKTAYDMYPEHFEWKKDPYEYVYDINPIDVVCGTDKIRKQFEAGVSLREIEAGWAEGEAEFAEARKPYLLY
- a CDS encoding SDR family oxidoreductase; protein product: MKILLTGANGYIGKRLLPILVEQGHEIVCAVRDKDRFPTNGLYAHPNVSVTEIDFLEDVRGNDALNDIDAAYYLIHSMSDDVSSFEKLESKAAVNFVELLKRSSARQIIYLGGITNDGDLSRHLASRKKVDEVLRSSDIPVTSLKAAIIVGSGSSSFEIIRDLVEKLPVMITPRWLDTRTQPIAIRNVLEYLSGVLFREDTYGRSYDIGGPDVMTYKEMLNQFAEVRGLKRWIYTVPIMTPKLSSYWLYFVTSTSYRLAVNLVNSMKVEVVAAPNDLADSLGIRLIPYREAVELAFQKISQNAVVSSWKDSLVSSFKDNSLRQHLQVPINGCLTDDRTIPIPRAVDVDDVVDNIWSLGGSRGWYYTNWLWSLRGLMDKFFGGVGLRRGRTSPDTINAGDTLDFWRVLVADKPKKRLLLYAEMKLPGEAWLEFNVIQKDGLWQLKQTATFRPKGLLGRLYWYSVLPFHYFVFGGMAENIIAFRKPQDDV
- a CDS encoding HigA family addiction module antidote protein, translating into MRKVPYPHPGEILLEEFLKPMGITQYRLAKEIGVQQRRIGEIVAGTRGITPDTGLRLSRFFGMSENFWTGLQLDYDAAIAKDSLESVLAGITPWANKEVVLS
- a CDS encoding ASCH domain-containing protein — its product is MLIKNIILDKIKAGEISLLFRRWKKPGVKAGGTQMTQRGVFAIDGVAVVTERKITVEDAIAAGFTSKKDLLAQLIERDEPTDIYRIAIRFAGEDPRKELRQNAELSPDEVADIIAKLHKLDIACKRGRWTQMYLQMIHDQPNIHAAILAEQIGLDIPHFKPWVRKLKALGLTESLRPGYRLSPRGEKILICLRERSHGANLS
- a CDS encoding SRPBCC domain-containing protein, which translates into the protein MSRDWSSFTRQITVKYPAHAIYEAWAVPSQITRWLPRSAEYVGYDGTPKGRDREVEAGDSYLWRWHGHLDDINDAGLIIEANGHERFAFSFTQNCLVTVTIRDEYGETVVELTQSNIPDDPKRVTYIDCLSGWTFYLANLKSVLEGGIDLRNKNADIRNVLNS